One window from the genome of Rutidosis leptorrhynchoides isolate AG116_Rl617_1_P2 unplaced genomic scaffold, CSIRO_AGI_Rlap_v1 contig622, whole genome shotgun sequence encodes:
- the LOC139884921 gene encoding uncharacterized protein produces FISVAPNQTSGKTSGLHNDVQSSRSQVNICDEEADDGAESDEEELSGLPIIESDEYYEEYETSDEETSEDEDYIQPAVTHERPNYHVYSNMEGPDIVSNRRMTPPPAKYSGDPNSITIGTNFSKGKKEINDAISRWSAQRGRGYYVKESNKKTWVAECLTRKHDYSVERRHGIDCNWRIRVSLNNETNYWKVVVWCPEHNCHGVNNRGNDMNVSQSLVAHVIADTIRESPNYEIKNIQRDVQREYGVQIGKKKASDGKRVAMNMVYGDWESNFRELPSYMKALQDSNDGTKVRWKFHKVDGRVPITKKIFRYVFWSFGATRPTFNHSPPVVTVDAMHLRGAYKGKGIVAMVQTANGRIVPVAYAIIDEESTHSWYWFLKYLKTFILRRRVTCIISDRHKGILAAVDKLDEKFPGWGVHRYCILHVRANLLSKIKKTKGVKSQSWMVATKIQQRKYRDAWDALQNISEAACNWLRKLPIEKWTLFGDGFYRWGITTSNNAESYNNVLRCDRLLPIRAFVQATHEKAVKIFDEERTKSQYWGKVLAPIHMEKYERYRLRAWKHTVKKFRSDEFKYSVRTAIRGPGYGGNKHTVRFGECKCTCGKWETYRIPCSHAMAVAAIIEYDSMDLVAPYYTTAGWQQQFSGDLNPVDDDMWSGNVEWQLLPDDSRMVHHSGPGRKRFLRRKGAMDYANRKGRRGPSCSRCGSLDHIITGCKISRPPSDRVPTNMIYDLYGLHGNPSSDDDHEDDD; encoded by the exons TCTTCATCTCCGTCGCTCCAAATCAAACCTCTGGAAAAACATCGGGATTACATAACGACGTACAATCAAGTAGGTCTCAGGTAAACATTTGTGATGAAGAAGCCGACGATGGAGCAGAGAGTGACGAGGAAGAATTGTCCGGACTTCCTATAATTGAGTCGGACGAATACTACGAGGAATACGAGACTTCTGACGAGGAAACATCTGAAGACGAGGATTACATCCAGCCAGCCGTAACACATGAACGACCTAATTATCACGTGTATAGCAATATGGAAGGACCTGACATCGTATCAAATCGCCGCATGACACCTCCACCAGCTAAGTACTCAGGCGATCCTAATTCGATAACGATCGGAACAAATTTTAGCAAGGGCAAGAAAGAGATTAATGATGCGATATCAAGGTGGTCTGCCCAAAGGGGAAGAGGATATTACGTTAAAGAGAGCAACAAGAAAACCTGGGTTGCAGAGTGCCTTACGCGCAAGCATGACTATTCCGTAGAGCGACGTCACGGTATTGACTGCAATTGGAGGATCCGGGTGTCGCTGAACAACGAAACTAATTACTGGAAAGTGGTTGTGTGGTGTCCTGAGCACAATTGCCACGGAGTAAATAACAGAGGCAACGACATGAATGTGTCACAAAGTCTTGTAGCCCATGTCATAGCGGACACGATACGGGAGAGTCCAAATTACGAGATAAAGAATATTCAGCGGGACGTCCAAAGAGAATACGGCGTCCAAATTGGAAAGAAAAAGGCGTCTGACGGAAAGAGAGTAGCGATGAATATGGTGTACGGAGATTGGGAGTCAAATTTCCGCGAGTTACCCAGTTACATGAAAGCGCTTCAAGACTCTAATGATGGGACGAAGGTTCGGTGGAAGTTCCACAAGGTGGACGGACGTGTACCTATTACGAAAAAGATTTTTAG GTACGTGTTCTGGTCTTTCGGAGCCACAAGACCGACCTTTAACCACAGTCCCCCAGTAGTTACTGTCGATGCTATGCATCTTCGTGGTGCATACAAGGGGAAAGGGATTGTTGCGATGGTCCAGACAGCAAACGGAAGGATTGTGCCCGTCGCATACGCCATCATAGACGAAGAGTCAACGCACAGTTGGTACTGGTTCCTAAAATACCTTAAGACATTTATTTTGAGGCGTAGGGTCACATGTATCATATCAGATCGTCATAAGGGCATCCTGGCTGCAGTCGACAAGCTTGATGAAAAATTTCCCGGTTGGGGAGTACACAG GTATTGTATATTGCATGTTCGAGCAAATCTGCTTTCGAAGATTAAAAAAACGAAAGGGGTGAAATCCCAGAGTTGGATGGTCGCTACAAAGATCCAACAGCGTAAGTACCGGGATGCATGGGACGCTTTGCAAAATATAAGTGAAGCCGCTTGTAATTGGCTTAGAAAACTGCCAATCGAGAAATGGACATTATTCGGAGACGGATTCTACCGGTGGGGCATAACTACATCGAACAATGCAGAGAGTTATAACAACGTGCTTCGATGTGACCGTCTGTTACCGATTAGGGCCTTCGTACAGGCAACGCATGAAAAAGCTGTTAAAATTTTTGATGAAGAGCGGACAAAAAGTCAATATTGGGGCAAAGTCCTTGCACCTATACATATGGAGAAGTATGAGAGGTACAGGCTGCGAGCATGGAAGCACACGGTGAAGAAATTCAGATCAGATGAATTTAAATATTCCGTGAGAACTGCTATTCGTGGTCCTGGGTACGGGGGAAACAAGCATACGGTTCGATTTGGAGAGTGCAAATGCACATGCGGTAAGTGGGAGACATACCGGATCCCTTGTTCGCATGCAATGGCCGTTGCTGCAATAATTGAGTACGACTCCATGGATTTAGTTGCTCCGTATTACACAACAGCGGGATGGCAGCAACAATTCAGTGGTGATTTAAACCCCGTGGATGATGACATGTGGTCCGGAAATGTTGAATGGCAGCTTCTACCTGATGATAGTCGGATGGTTCATCATTCTGGTCCTGGTCGGAAGAGATTTTTAAGACGAAAAGGAGCAATGGACTACGCCAACAGGAAAGGCCGCAGAGGACCTTCGTGCAGTCGGTGCGGTAGTTTAGATCATATCATCACTGGCTGTAAGATTAGTCGACCCCCATCAGACAGAGTACCGACAAACATGATTTACGACCTGTATGGATTGCATGGAAATCCATCTTCCGATGATGATCATGAAGATGACGATTGA